One window of Sinorhizobium fredii NGR234 genomic DNA carries:
- the folE gene encoding GTP cyclohydrolase I FolE → MDAIVKNFPLLDDTSGRPTQKEAEEAVRVLLRWAGEDPTREGLKDTPARVIKSYREIFGGYDLVAEDVLGRTFEEVSGYDDIVLEKDVPFYSHCEHHMVPIIGKAHVAYLPNGRVLGLSKIARVVDIYARRLQTQEAMTAQIARAIDETLAPRGVAVMIEAEHLCMAMRGIKKHGSTTLTTTFTGAFKTEPAEQARFMTLLRGFK, encoded by the coding sequence ATGGACGCCATAGTAAAGAATTTCCCTCTGCTCGACGACACCAGCGGTCGGCCGACGCAGAAAGAAGCCGAGGAAGCTGTTCGCGTGCTGCTGCGCTGGGCAGGCGAAGACCCCACCCGAGAGGGTCTCAAGGACACGCCGGCGCGTGTCATCAAATCCTATCGCGAAATTTTCGGCGGCTACGATCTCGTCGCCGAGGACGTGCTCGGCCGGACCTTCGAGGAAGTCTCCGGCTACGACGACATCGTGCTCGAGAAGGACGTTCCGTTCTATTCGCATTGCGAACACCACATGGTGCCGATCATCGGCAAGGCACATGTCGCCTATCTGCCGAACGGCCGCGTCCTGGGCCTCTCCAAGATCGCCCGCGTCGTCGACATTTACGCGCGCCGCCTGCAGACGCAGGAAGCAATGACGGCACAGATCGCCAGGGCCATCGACGAGACGCTTGCTCCGCGCGGCGTCGCCGTGATGATCGAGGCCGAGCACCTGTGCATGGCGATGCGCGGCATCAAGAAGCACGGCTCGACTACGCTGACGACCACCTTTACCGGTGCGTTCAAGACCGAGCCGGCCGAGCAGGCCCGTTTCATGACCCTGTTGAGGGGCTTCAAGTAA
- a CDS encoding DUF1697 domain-containing protein, which translates to MTSYVALLYSIILGEGRRVVMADLRQMAERLGYRSPRTLVATGNLIFEAREQPLADVESALERAFLETFGRHVDIIVRRADDWLKLAADNPFVAASEEDPARVHIRVMRSPLRPDVADGLRSYCTRGERLEIVGGDLWVDFGGKASESKLLGAATPKRLGIGTWRNWNTVRGLRAMLDS; encoded by the coding sequence ATGACAAGCTACGTGGCGCTGCTCTATAGCATCATACTGGGCGAGGGGCGGCGCGTCGTGATGGCGGATCTTCGCCAGATGGCGGAGCGGCTCGGCTATCGCTCTCCACGCACGCTTGTCGCCACCGGCAATCTCATCTTCGAGGCACGTGAACAGCCGCTCGCAGATGTCGAATCGGCCCTTGAGAGGGCATTCCTGGAGACATTCGGCCGGCATGTGGACATCATCGTGCGGAGGGCCGATGACTGGCTGAAGCTCGCCGCCGACAATCCATTCGTCGCTGCAAGCGAGGAGGATCCGGCTCGCGTCCACATTCGCGTGATGCGTTCGCCGCTTCGGCCGGATGTGGCCGATGGACTCCGCAGCTATTGCACGAGAGGCGAACGCCTCGAGATCGTCGGCGGTGATCTCTGGGTCGATTTCGGCGGCAAGGCGAGCGAGTCGAAACTGCTCGGCGCCGCAACCCCGAAACGGCTGGGCATCGGGACGTGGCGCAACTGGAACACGGTCAGGGGTTTGCGCGCCATGCTTGACAGTTGA
- a CDS encoding CBS domain-containing protein — MSVKAILNEKGYNVVTVTPQVTVQQVATFLHDNHIGAVVVLDTDDTIVGIMTERDVVAAIAKHGAACLDKPVSSVMWQNVYCCREEMSVQTLMEMMSKLRARHLPVEREGRLAGIVSIGDVVKYHIRAIERETEEIKAYIAG; from the coding sequence ATGTCAGTGAAAGCGATCCTCAATGAAAAAGGCTACAACGTTGTAACTGTCACCCCGCAAGTGACGGTGCAGCAGGTGGCGACCTTTTTACATGACAATCATATTGGTGCCGTCGTTGTCCTCGATACGGATGATACCATCGTCGGAATCATGACGGAGCGAGATGTCGTCGCCGCGATCGCCAAACATGGCGCTGCCTGTCTCGACAAGCCTGTATCGTCCGTGATGTGGCAGAACGTCTATTGCTGCCGCGAGGAAATGTCCGTTCAAACCCTGATGGAGATGATGAGCAAGTTGCGCGCGCGCCACCTGCCCGTCGAGCGGGAGGGGCGCCTCGCCGGCATTGTATCGATCGGCGACGTGGTCAAATACCACATTCGCGCGATCGAACGGGAGACCGAGGAAATCAAGGCCTATATTGCCGGGTGA
- a CDS encoding serine hydrolase, which translates to MRMKSNAVSRSVFFDLAKRPLGGIAKAVGRVVLAGVVAGLVYSAPALANSKYAGIVVDAKTGKVLYGEDADQLRYPASLTKMMTLYLTFEALEAGRISKSTPVPFSKKAAAEPPSKLGVRAGKAITVEQAVLSLVTRSANDAATALGELLGGSEQRFARMMTNKARALGMTRTTYRNANGLPNTEQKTTARDQARLGLALRQHFPQYYDYFSTRSFRFGKQTIGNHNRLLGNVRGVDGIKTGYTRASGFNLVTSAQLDGRSIVAVVMGGTSGGARDAQMRKLVAKYMPAASRRGNGNLIAEAPATPVETVTEPAIAATEAQAVAAAAPAASPASNLPNTGPVPDFRYSGESVANVEMAYAAAKPASDNPVLTAKAAPNTLDAQSAKLARQANVAADVDTQITNSVAKAEASAGAEAKQQADVQPQGWVIQIGATADKAQAMTLLGNAKEKGGKALRNATPFTVAFGDGAAQVYRARFGGFDDQSKAVSACKVLKKKGFACWASQQ; encoded by the coding sequence ATAAGAATGAAGAGCAACGCAGTGTCTCGATCCGTTTTTTTTGATCTCGCGAAACGTCCGCTTGGCGGCATTGCAAAGGCGGTGGGACGCGTTGTCCTTGCCGGCGTCGTCGCCGGCCTGGTCTACTCGGCGCCGGCATTGGCCAATTCGAAATATGCCGGCATCGTCGTCGATGCGAAAACCGGCAAGGTGCTTTACGGCGAGGATGCGGACCAGCTGCGCTATCCGGCCTCGCTCACCAAGATGATGACCCTGTATCTGACCTTCGAGGCGCTCGAGGCCGGCCGGATCAGCAAGTCCACACCGGTTCCCTTCTCCAAGAAGGCGGCAGCGGAGCCCCCTTCGAAGCTCGGCGTCCGGGCTGGCAAGGCGATCACCGTCGAACAGGCAGTTCTTTCGCTCGTCACTCGCTCGGCCAACGACGCGGCGACGGCGCTTGGTGAACTGCTCGGAGGCTCCGAGCAGCGCTTCGCCCGCATGATGACGAACAAGGCGCGCGCCCTCGGCATGACGCGCACGACCTATCGCAACGCCAATGGCCTGCCGAATACCGAGCAGAAGACGACCGCGCGTGATCAGGCCCGATTGGGTCTGGCCCTGCGACAGCATTTCCCGCAATATTACGACTATTTCTCGACGCGCAGCTTCCGGTTCGGCAAGCAGACGATCGGCAACCACAACCGCCTCCTCGGCAACGTGCGCGGCGTCGACGGCATCAAGACCGGCTATACGCGCGCTTCCGGCTTCAACCTGGTGACCTCCGCTCAACTCGACGGCCGCAGCATCGTCGCCGTGGTGATGGGCGGGACGTCCGGCGGTGCCCGCGATGCGCAGATGCGCAAGCTGGTGGCCAAGTACATGCCGGCCGCCTCTCGTCGCGGCAACGGCAACCTGATCGCCGAAGCGCCGGCGACACCGGTCGAGACCGTCACGGAACCGGCCATCGCCGCGACCGAAGCGCAAGCCGTCGCTGCAGCGGCGCCTGCCGCCTCGCCCGCTTCCAACCTGCCGAATACCGGTCCGGTACCGGATTTCCGTTACAGCGGCGAGAGCGTGGCGAACGTCGAGATGGCCTATGCGGCCGCGAAACCCGCCTCGGACAACCCGGTACTCACCGCCAAGGCGGCGCCGAACACGCTCGATGCCCAAAGCGCCAAGCTCGCCCGGCAGGCCAACGTCGCTGCCGACGTGGATACGCAGATCACCAATTCGGTCGCCAAGGCGGAAGCGTCGGCCGGTGCGGAGGCAAAGCAGCAGGCCGACGTACAGCCACAGGGCTGGGTCATCCAGATCGGCGCCACGGCCGACAAGGCACAGGCAATGACGCTCCTCGGCAATGCCAAGGAAAAAGGTGGCAAGGCGCTGCGCAATGCCACGCCGTTTACCGTCGCGTTCGGTGACGGTGCGGCCCAGGTCTATCGTGCGCGCTTCGGCGGATTCGACGATCAGAGCAAGGCCGTCAGCGCCTGCAAGGTCTTGAAGAAGAAGGGATTTGCCTGCTGGGCCAGCCAGCAGTGA
- a CDS encoding rhomboid family intramembrane serine protease, producing MEQDQPVTPVDGESTVTRSREPAFNLPQGLTFVLLFLIAIHAIRTYLLPETLDQEVILNFAFLPARYTIPLGEQGLVWLWTPVTYSFLHGSWEHLIFNIFWMVAFGAPVVRRIGVARLAVFWCLSAAAAVALHVVFHWGEMAVVVGASGVVSGFMGAAARFVFSPSGRISRQFAHLNRRLSLAETLTNRSVLVFTGIWFLTNFLIGLGLFSMGGAGSVAWEAHIGGFLFGFLLFGWFDPRD from the coding sequence ATGGAACAGGATCAGCCGGTCACGCCGGTCGATGGCGAAAGCACGGTCACCCGCAGCCGGGAACCCGCCTTCAATCTTCCGCAAGGCCTGACCTTCGTCCTGCTGTTCCTGATCGCGATCCACGCGATCAGGACCTACCTACTGCCGGAGACCCTGGATCAGGAAGTGATCCTCAACTTTGCTTTCCTGCCGGCGCGCTACACGATCCCGCTTGGCGAGCAGGGTCTCGTCTGGCTCTGGACTCCCGTGACCTATTCCTTCCTGCACGGCAGTTGGGAGCATCTGATCTTCAACATCTTCTGGATGGTCGCGTTTGGAGCACCGGTCGTGCGGCGGATCGGCGTTGCGCGGCTCGCCGTCTTCTGGTGTCTATCGGCGGCAGCGGCGGTCGCATTGCATGTCGTTTTCCACTGGGGGGAGATGGCGGTGGTCGTCGGCGCCTCCGGTGTCGTCTCCGGCTTCATGGGTGCCGCGGCGCGCTTCGTCTTTTCGCCGAGCGGCCGCATCAGCCGTCAGTTCGCCCATCTCAACCGGCGGCTCTCGCTTGCGGAGACGCTGACAAACCGCTCCGTGCTGGTCTTCACGGGGATTTGGTTCCTGACCAATTTCCTCATCGGACTCGGCCTCTTCTCGATGGGTGGTGCCGGTAGTGTCGCCTGGGAGGCGCATATCGGCGGTTTCCTCTTCGGTTTCCTCCTGTTCGGGTGGTTCGATCCGCGCGACTGA
- a CDS encoding PilZ domain-containing protein, protein MFSFQHAQNSGPRPHQENAFQRVSVNLSGRLMLANRDEYECTAVDMSPGDVLFSTAARPRAGERIIAYIDHVGRLEGTVSRLAEDAFVIQLNATDRKREKLAAQLTWIANKHELGLPEDRRHDRLAPRKTVTELTVDTGEKYICRIIDLSLSGAAVDIDVRPAIGTAVRLGNGMKGRIVRHFQEGVAIEFSGIQAREALTEFL, encoded by the coding sequence ATGTTCTCGTTTCAGCACGCCCAAAACAGCGGCCCGAGGCCACACCAGGAGAACGCCTTTCAGCGCGTCTCGGTTAATCTCTCGGGACGGCTGATGCTTGCCAATCGCGACGAATATGAATGCACCGCCGTCGACATGTCGCCGGGCGACGTCCTTTTCTCGACGGCCGCCCGCCCGCGCGCCGGCGAGCGCATCATCGCCTATATCGATCATGTCGGTCGCCTCGAAGGTACCGTCTCGAGGCTCGCCGAGGATGCCTTCGTCATTCAACTGAACGCCACCGACCGCAAACGCGAGAAGCTTGCGGCGCAGCTCACCTGGATCGCCAACAAGCACGAACTGGGGTTGCCGGAAGATCGGCGCCATGACCGACTGGCGCCACGCAAGACGGTCACCGAGCTCACCGTCGACACCGGCGAGAAATATATCTGCCGCATCATCGACCTTTCGCTCTCGGGTGCGGCGGTCGATATCGACGTTCGCCCGGCGATCGGCACGGCCGTCAGGCTCGGCAACGGCATGAAGGGCAGGATCGTCCGCCATTTCCAAGAGGGCGTCGCGATCGAGTTTTCCGGCATCCAGGCGCGCGAGGCGCTGACCGAATTCCTCTAA
- a CDS encoding transglutaminase-like cysteine peptidase, with protein MHKTIAKTAAAVALITGLLAGPALALPANMTVGGSTNPPVGHYEFCKSHSSECSLTSPDRGPAVLTRDGWKKILEVNYEVNQTITPMTDMEIHGVEEKWSYPDVVGDCEDYVLLKRRKLIESGFSATDLLITVVLQPNGDGHAVLTVRTDRGDFILDNMRSKVLLWSETEYTFLKRQSSENAGRWVKLQDGRAVAVGTVRTE; from the coding sequence ATGCACAAGACAATCGCCAAGACGGCCGCCGCTGTCGCTCTGATCACGGGTCTTCTGGCAGGCCCTGCCCTCGCCCTTCCCGCGAACATGACCGTGGGCGGCTCGACAAACCCACCGGTCGGCCATTACGAATTCTGCAAAAGCCATTCGTCCGAATGTTCGCTGACAAGTCCGGATCGCGGCCCGGCCGTGCTGACACGCGACGGATGGAAGAAAATTCTCGAGGTCAACTACGAGGTCAACCAGACCATCACGCCGATGACCGACATGGAAATCCACGGCGTGGAAGAAAAGTGGTCCTATCCGGACGTCGTCGGTGATTGCGAGGACTATGTTCTCCTGAAGCGCCGCAAGTTGATCGAGAGCGGCTTCTCCGCCACCGATCTCCTGATCACCGTCGTGCTGCAGCCGAACGGCGACGGCCATGCCGTGCTGACGGTGCGCACCGATCGCGGCGATTTCATCCTCGACAATATGCGCAGCAAGGTTTTGCTGTGGTCGGAGACCGAATACACCTTCCTGAAGCGTCAATCGTCGGAAAATGCCGGACGGTGGGTGAAACTGCAGGATGGCCGCGCCGTTGCCGTCGGTACGGTCCGCACCGAGTAA
- a CDS encoding DUF1489 family protein codes for MALHLIKLCVGAESVEDLREWVSRKALAAIAAGLEPHSFHTTRMVPKRTDDLLGGGSLYWVIKGYVQARQPLIGIETFTDGEGIGRCNLILGPQVVETELQPRRAFQGWRYLEEKEAPRDLASLSSDGGEMPLELRRELAELGLL; via the coding sequence ATGGCTTTGCATCTCATAAAGCTCTGCGTCGGCGCGGAATCCGTCGAAGACTTGCGCGAATGGGTTTCACGCAAGGCCCTGGCGGCGATCGCGGCCGGGCTGGAGCCGCATTCCTTCCATACGACCCGGATGGTACCGAAACGCACGGACGACCTCCTGGGGGGCGGATCGCTCTACTGGGTGATCAAGGGTTATGTACAGGCACGCCAGCCGTTGATCGGCATCGAGACCTTCACCGACGGTGAGGGCATCGGCCGGTGCAATCTTATCCTCGGGCCGCAAGTGGTGGAAACGGAACTCCAGCCGCGCCGCGCCTTCCAGGGCTGGCGGTATCTGGAAGAAAAGGAGGCGCCGCGCGATCTTGCATCGCTGTCCTCCGACGGTGGCGAAATGCCACTCGAATTGCGGCGTGAGCTTGCCGAACTCGGTCTACTTTAG
- the yidD gene encoding membrane protein insertion efficiency factor YidD: protein MCGKPQSDQVPGGSQSVIAGSGRNWSGPFRKTPGRLFGMGAIRAYQLTLSSFIGNSCRHLPTCSEYGYEAIGRHGLWTGGWLTLFRVVRCGPGGSHGFDPVPDRLALRQRWYAPWRLWRRSSEDA from the coding sequence ATGTGCGGAAAGCCGCAATCCGACCAGGTTCCCGGAGGCAGCCAGAGCGTCATCGCCGGCAGTGGCCGCAATTGGTCCGGGCCGTTCCGCAAGACGCCCGGCCGGCTCTTCGGCATGGGGGCCATCCGCGCCTACCAACTGACGCTGTCGAGTTTCATCGGCAATTCCTGCCGGCATCTTCCGACCTGTTCGGAATATGGCTATGAGGCGATAGGCCGGCACGGTCTCTGGACCGGGGGATGGCTGACGCTGTTCCGCGTCGTGCGCTGTGGTCCCGGCGGGAGTCATGGATTCGATCCGGTGCCGGATAGGCTTGCGCTGCGGCAGCGATGGTATGCACCATGGCGGCTTTGGCGGCGTTCGTCAGAGGACGCGTGA
- a CDS encoding patatin-like phospholipase family protein, which translates to MLNWTFTRNNQIADLSGPNGTSLTTTPPEPVSLPAKPKIAIALGGGAARGWAHIGVLRALDEEGIEVGMIAGTSIGALVGGCYLAGKLDELEAFARSLTVRRIASLLDFAIGGGGLFGGLRLTKRMQEHLENFNIEDLDRPFIAVATEVHSGHEVWLEKGSLITSIRASYALPGIFEPIQANGRMLMDGALVNPVPVSVCRAHEQQLVVAVNLNYDLYGRSAVVKHNAGMEAPDAPVKTGGAYSARLGMTSVMVQAFNIIQDRISRARLAGDPPDLALHPRLNDIGLSEFHRAGEAIERGYLEAKGKLAEIRRMQEALTR; encoded by the coding sequence ATGCTAAACTGGACGTTTACGCGCAACAACCAGATCGCCGACCTGTCCGGCCCCAATGGCACATCGCTGACAACCACTCCCCCAGAGCCAGTCTCGCTCCCTGCGAAACCGAAGATCGCCATAGCACTCGGCGGCGGCGCGGCGCGCGGCTGGGCGCATATCGGCGTTTTGAGAGCGCTCGATGAAGAGGGCATCGAGGTCGGCATGATCGCGGGCACATCGATCGGTGCGCTCGTCGGCGGCTGCTATCTCGCCGGCAAGCTCGACGAGTTGGAGGCCTTCGCCCGTTCCCTCACCGTCCGCCGCATTGCCAGCCTGCTCGATTTCGCGATCGGCGGCGGCGGCCTTTTCGGCGGCCTGCGGCTCACCAAGCGCATGCAGGAGCATCTGGAGAATTTCAACATCGAGGACCTCGACCGCCCCTTCATCGCGGTCGCCACGGAAGTTCACAGCGGCCACGAAGTCTGGCTGGAAAAAGGCTCGCTGATCACTTCCATTCGTGCCTCATACGCGCTGCCGGGCATTTTCGAGCCGATCCAGGCGAATGGACGCATGCTCATGGACGGCGCGCTCGTCAATCCCGTCCCCGTCTCTGTTTGCCGAGCCCACGAGCAGCAGCTCGTCGTTGCCGTCAACCTCAACTACGACCTCTATGGCCGCTCCGCGGTCGTCAAGCACAATGCCGGCATGGAGGCCCCCGATGCTCCCGTCAAGACTGGCGGCGCCTATTCGGCCCGACTCGGCATGACGAGCGTCATGGTGCAGGCCTTCAACATCATCCAGGACCGTATTTCGCGCGCTCGTCTGGCTGGCGATCCGCCGGATCTCGCACTACATCCCAGGCTCAACGACATCGGCCTATCCGAGTTTCACCGGGCCGGCGAAGCGATCGAGCGCGGCTATCTGGAGGCAAAGGGCAAGCTCGCCGAGATCAGGCGAATGCAGGAAGCGCTTACCCGCTAG
- a CDS encoding PAS domain-containing protein — translation MHSRTTMELFQYWNAVRGERDLPRRDEIDPAHIRALLPDLFILQRRASGDICFRLAGTRLCALFGRELREQHFSALWSGSEGDGITRTADQVMRQCTPMLLYGRGATEAGDELDLELLLAPLASSDGTNDRVLGALSALARPAWLHMTPLTHMVATGLSVPDIARNLPIERPYGNAASVAGSGGRNNRKLFHLRILDGGKGG, via the coding sequence ATGCACAGCAGAACGACAATGGAACTGTTCCAATACTGGAACGCAGTTCGAGGCGAACGCGACCTTCCCCGCCGGGATGAAATCGACCCGGCGCATATCCGTGCGCTGCTGCCGGATTTGTTCATTCTTCAAAGGAGGGCAAGCGGCGACATTTGCTTCCGCCTTGCAGGCACGCGACTCTGTGCCCTGTTCGGCCGTGAATTGCGCGAGCAGCACTTCTCCGCCCTCTGGTCAGGCTCGGAAGGGGACGGGATCACCCGGACTGCAGACCAGGTGATGAGGCAATGCACGCCCATGCTGCTCTATGGCCGCGGCGCCACGGAGGCCGGTGACGAGCTCGACCTCGAACTGCTGCTTGCACCGCTCGCATCGTCCGACGGCACGAACGACCGGGTGCTCGGCGCCCTCTCCGCCCTGGCCCGCCCGGCATGGCTGCACATGACGCCGCTCACTCATATGGTCGCAACCGGGCTCAGCGTTCCCGATATTGCCCGTAACTTGCCGATCGAGCGGCCCTATGGGAATGCCGCCAGCGTTGCAGGGTCGGGCGGTCGCAACAATCGCAAGCTGTTCCATCTACGCATTCTCGATGGTGGCAAAGGTGGCTGA
- a CDS encoding iron-sulfur cluster assembly scaffold protein — MMDDIYNSRILEFAGNIPRIGMLPDADAEAAAHSKLCGSKVRIWLKMDGDVVTDFAHDVKACALGQASSSIMARHVVGAHAAEIRKAREDMLAMLKADGEGPIGRFEDMRFLMPVRDYKARHASTMLTFDAVVDAIGQIEAKRLAPAV, encoded by the coding sequence ATGATGGATGACATTTATAACAGCAGGATTCTCGAGTTCGCCGGCAACATTCCCCGCATCGGCATGCTCCCCGATGCCGACGCTGAAGCCGCGGCGCATTCGAAGCTCTGCGGCTCGAAAGTGCGGATCTGGTTGAAGATGGATGGGGACGTCGTGACCGACTTTGCCCATGACGTGAAGGCCTGCGCACTTGGCCAGGCCTCGTCCTCGATCATGGCCCGCCACGTCGTCGGCGCGCATGCGGCGGAAATCCGCAAGGCACGCGAGGATATGCTGGCCATGCTGAAGGCGGACGGCGAGGGGCCCATCGGCCGCTTCGAGGACATGCGCTTCCTGATGCCTGTTCGGGACTACAAGGCGCGCCATGCTTCGACGATGCTGACCTTCGACGCTGTCGTCGATGCGATCGGCCAGATCGAAGCAAAGCGCCTCGCGCCTGCAGTGTGA
- the hisI gene encoding phosphoribosyl-AMP cyclohydrolase, with the protein MTLTFPAPSKDKAELETGPAFTPRFDEKGLVTAVVTDARDGELLMVAHMNAEALALTIETGIAHYYSRSRNSLWKKGESSGNTQAVQEIRTDCDQDAIWLKVTVAGHDATCHTGRRSCFYRTVGVENGKARVTITDEHRHFDPAQIYAEKKG; encoded by the coding sequence ATGACGCTGACTTTTCCCGCCCCCTCAAAAGACAAGGCCGAACTGGAAACGGGCCCGGCCTTTACCCCCCGCTTCGACGAGAAGGGATTGGTCACGGCCGTCGTGACAGACGCCCGCGATGGCGAATTGCTGATGGTCGCGCATATGAATGCCGAGGCATTGGCACTGACGATCGAGACCGGCATCGCACACTATTACAGCCGCTCGCGCAACAGCCTGTGGAAGAAGGGCGAAAGCTCCGGCAACACGCAGGCCGTCCAGGAAATCAGGACCGATTGCGACCAGGACGCCATCTGGCTGAAGGTTACCGTGGCCGGCCATGACGCCACCTGCCACACGGGACGCCGTTCCTGCTTCTACCGGACCGTTGGGGTCGAGAACGGTAAGGCGCGAGTGACAATCACGGACGAGCACAGGCATTTCGATCCGGCACAGATCTACGCTGAAAAAAAAGGCTAG
- a CDS encoding DUF2267 domain-containing protein, with product MSIMTIPMEYRQASVDFDRFILDARDTAGLQTTNQAYTMVQAVLQTFRRRLEISEALIFANALPPVLRAIFVADWDLEEPTVPFSGRVAMTREVQAFRVNHNVSPDSAIADVAAALRRNIDEAKLDRVLVQLPQGAVDFWRA from the coding sequence GTGAGCATCATGACGATCCCCATGGAATATCGGCAGGCGTCCGTCGATTTTGACCGCTTCATCCTCGATGCGCGCGACACGGCCGGCCTGCAGACGACCAATCAGGCCTATACGATGGTGCAGGCGGTGCTGCAGACCTTTCGACGCCGGCTCGAGATTTCCGAAGCGCTGATTTTCGCCAACGCACTGCCGCCGGTGCTGCGGGCGATCTTCGTCGCCGATTGGGATCTTGAGGAGCCGACGGTGCCTTTTTCCGGCCGTGTCGCGATGACGCGCGAGGTCCAGGCGTTTCGCGTCAACCACAATGTGTCGCCGGATTCGGCCATCGCGGACGTCGCGGCGGCCCTCCGGCGAAACATTGACGAAGCGAAGTTGGACCGCGTACTTGTGCAACTTCCGCAGGGCGCCGTGGATTTCTGGCGGGCGTGA
- a CDS encoding membrane protein: MNKPLIPEPDLAPLLSPRFTYKLTAILGLLAILVMAVSLSSQWLGENLARAGHTSSRESFDIFIGQDHLRLPANVIRFESQRATGIVERVDLYLTWPALGGYSDETRHVFNDVDQPEKLIFVQIAQSTMSRDMSGRLEPIYRHVLEPNAQPAPAGLTRYDAKRSSSYAGEVFFTAPRSEGPPFVLRCLLPESPATSTSADCQRDFHAGKDLSILYRFSAKLLPEWQAIDASMERFVRERLVP, from the coding sequence GTGAACAAGCCCCTCATTCCCGAACCGGATCTTGCCCCCCTTCTTTCGCCACGCTTCACCTACAAGCTCACTGCGATCCTGGGGCTTTTGGCGATCCTGGTGATGGCCGTCTCCCTGTCCAGTCAGTGGCTCGGCGAGAACCTGGCGCGCGCCGGGCACACATCCAGCCGCGAGAGCTTCGACATCTTCATCGGCCAGGATCACCTGCGCCTGCCGGCCAACGTCATTCGCTTCGAGAGCCAGCGCGCCACGGGTATCGTCGAGCGCGTCGATCTCTACCTCACCTGGCCGGCACTCGGCGGCTATAGCGACGAGACCCGCCATGTGTTCAACGATGTCGATCAACCGGAAAAGCTGATCTTCGTCCAAATCGCGCAAAGCACCATGTCGCGCGACATGTCGGGGAGGCTCGAGCCGATCTATCGCCACGTCCTGGAACCCAACGCGCAACCCGCTCCGGCGGGGCTGACCAGATACGACGCCAAGCGGAGTTCCAGCTATGCCGGTGAGGTCTTCTTCACCGCGCCTCGGTCTGAAGGTCCGCCTTTCGTCCTGCGCTGCCTGCTGCCCGAAAGCCCTGCGACGTCGACAAGCGCCGATTGTCAGCGAGACTTTCATGCCGGCAAGGATCTCAGCATCCTCTACCGCTTCTCGGCGAAGTTGCTGCCGGAATGGCAGGCAATCGATGCCTCGATGGAAAGATTCGTTCGAGAGCGACTCGTGCCGTGA